One genomic region from Anabaena sp. PCC 7108 encodes:
- a CDS encoding DUF29 domain-containing protein, with amino-acid sequence MTVIIDIKTLYESNYLQWLEETIKCLKNGQLADIDYENLIEELEDLAKNEKRRVRSLLEQILRHLLLYQYWDLEKPRNANHWAAEITSFRNQLNEDITTNLRNHLEDNFSTIYSNALDYVKAKTQLTILTEICPYSLEQILDKNWLP; translated from the coding sequence ATGACTGTAATCATTGACATCAAGACATTATATGAATCCAATTACCTGCAATGGTTAGAGGAGACTATTAAATGTCTCAAAAATGGTCAATTGGCAGACATTGATTATGAAAATTTAATAGAAGAGTTGGAAGACTTGGCTAAAAACGAGAAAAGGCGAGTAAGAAGTCTGTTAGAGCAGATTCTTAGACATTTATTACTTTATCAATATTGGGATTTAGAAAAGCCAAGAAATGCTAATCATTGGGCAGCAGAAATCACCAGTTTTCGTAATCAATTAAATGAAGATATAACCACAAATCTACGCAACCATTTAGAGGATAATTTCAGCACAATTTATAGTAATGCCTTGGATTATGTCAAAGCTAAAACACAGCTAACTATTTTAACTGAAATCTGTCCTTATAGCTTAGAGCAAATTTTGGATAAAAATTGGTTGCCTTAA
- the recQ gene encoding DNA helicase RecQ: protein MLQYPHLEKALKHHFGYDQFRPGQRQIIEDALENRDLMVVMPTGGGKSLCFQLPALLKPGLTVVVSPLIALMQDQVEALRNNNISATFLNSSLNSYKVRSREEAIMNGKIKLLYVAPERLISDRFLPLLDVVKEKVGISTFAIDEAHCVSEWGHDFRPEYRQLRLLRKRYPDVPTVALTATATDRVRADIIEQLGLKKPSIHIASFNRQNLYYEVRSKSNRAYAELLEIVRENEGSGIIYCLTRKKVDEITLKLQNDKVSALPYHAGLSDKERSENQTRFIRDDVRVMVATIAFGMGINKPDVRFVVHSDLPRNLESYYQESGRAGRDDEPSKCTLFFNYGDIKTIEWSINQKPDPQEQLIAKQQLRQVIDYAEGTDCRRTIQLSYFGERFPGNCGNCDNCRYPKPVQDWTIEAMKFLSCVARCKERFGMLHIIDVLRGGKNQKIIVNKHDQLSTYGIGKDKTVDEWRMLGRSLLHQGILEQTPDGYSVLKLNALSWEVMRKQRPVLIAVPVMQKITLDEGNIKAAEVEILMQRLRSLRKQLADEQSVPPYVIFHDSTLKLMAQVQPRTLYEFGELSGVGSHKLAQYGDKFLAEIQAYRQEQGIQTSTVNQVNYAPVNNFPSDTELTTLQLYQQGFSIEEISQKRNIRPTTIIRHLADLIEKNQPIDLSRLVTLEHQQKIWQVLEVLGDISLTPIRDYLGESYSFDEIRLVRGKWRREKIK from the coding sequence ATGCTTCAGTATCCTCACTTAGAAAAAGCTTTAAAACATCATTTTGGTTATGATCAATTTCGCCCTGGACAAAGGCAAATTATTGAAGATGCGCTGGAAAATCGTGATTTAATGGTAGTCATGCCCACAGGTGGGGGTAAATCTCTATGCTTTCAATTACCGGCACTTTTGAAACCAGGTTTAACTGTAGTAGTGTCACCGTTGATAGCTTTAATGCAAGATCAAGTGGAAGCACTGCGAAATAACAACATTTCTGCCACATTTCTGAATAGTAGTCTTAACAGTTATAAAGTTCGCTCTCGTGAAGAAGCGATTATGAATGGTAAGATAAAATTACTTTATGTCGCTCCAGAACGCCTGATTAGTGACCGATTTCTCCCGCTTTTAGATGTAGTTAAAGAAAAAGTCGGAATTTCTACATTTGCTATAGATGAAGCACACTGTGTCTCAGAATGGGGACATGATTTTCGCCCAGAATATCGACAGTTAAGATTACTGCGGAAACGTTATCCTGATGTGCCTACAGTTGCACTGACTGCTACCGCTACAGATAGAGTCAGGGCTGATATTATCGAACAATTAGGATTAAAAAAACCAAGTATTCACATTGCTAGTTTTAACCGTCAAAATCTTTATTATGAAGTTCGTTCTAAAAGTAACCGTGCTTATGCTGAATTATTAGAAATAGTTAGAGAAAATGAAGGTTCAGGAATTATCTATTGTTTAACTCGGAAAAAAGTTGATGAAATAACTTTAAAATTACAAAATGATAAAGTTTCTGCTTTACCTTATCACGCTGGTTTAAGTGATAAAGAAAGGTCGGAAAATCAAACTCGCTTTATTCGGGATGATGTGCGGGTAATGGTAGCCACAATTGCCTTTGGTATGGGCATTAATAAGCCTGATGTGCGGTTTGTAGTTCATTCTGATTTACCCCGAAATTTAGAAAGTTATTATCAAGAATCAGGAAGAGCCGGCAGAGATGATGAACCTTCTAAATGTACACTATTTTTTAATTATGGTGATATTAAAACCATTGAGTGGAGTATTAATCAAAAACCAGATCCACAGGAACAATTAATTGCGAAACAACAATTACGCCAAGTTATTGATTATGCAGAAGGGACAGATTGTAGAAGGACAATTCAATTAAGTTATTTTGGGGAAAGATTTCCTGGAAATTGTGGAAATTGTGATAATTGTCGTTATCCCAAACCTGTACAAGATTGGACAATTGAAGCCATGAAGTTTTTATCTTGTGTGGCTAGGTGTAAAGAGAGATTTGGGATGTTACACATTATTGATGTGTTAAGAGGAGGAAAAAACCAGAAAATTATTGTTAATAAACATGATCAACTTTCTACTTACGGCATTGGTAAAGATAAAACTGTAGATGAGTGGAGGATGTTGGGGCGATCGCTCTTACATCAAGGTATACTAGAGCAAACCCCTGATGGTTACTCGGTTTTGAAGCTTAACGCCCTGAGTTGGGAAGTAATGCGAAAACAGCGTCCAGTCTTGATTGCGGTTCCTGTAATGCAGAAAATTACCTTAGATGAGGGAAATATCAAAGCCGCAGAGGTAGAAATTCTGATGCAAAGGTTGCGATCGCTTCGTAAACAACTAGCCGATGAACAATCTGTTCCACCTTACGTCATCTTTCATGATTCTACCCTAAAATTAATGGCACAAGTACAACCTAGAACTTTATATGAATTTGGTGAACTTTCTGGGGTAGGTAGTCATAAATTAGCTCAATATGGGGATAAATTCTTAGCAGAAATTCAAGCCTATCGTCAAGAACAAGGTATACAAACATCAACAGTTAATCAAGTTAATTACGCACCAGTTAATAACTTTCCTTCTGATACCGAATTAACAACACTTCAGTTATATCAGCAGGGTTTCAGTATTGAAGAAATTTCCCAAAAACGTAACATTCGCCCCACAACAATTATTCGTCATTTAGCAGATTTAATTGAGAAAAATCAACCTATAGATTTAAGCCGGTTAGTAACTCTAGAACATCAACAAAAAATTTGGCAAGTTTTAGAAGTTCTCGGCGATATTTCACTTACTCCCATTCGAGACTATTTAGGTGAAAGCTACAGTTTTGATGAAATTCGCTTAGTTAGAGGAAAGTGGAGACGAGAAAAAATTAAGTAA
- a CDS encoding DUF423 domain-containing protein, which yields MTQIFLTVAAIFGGLSVAGGAFGAHALREKISERSLEIFDTGARYQMYHALALLLIAILMSRLESPPTTLVVSGWLFIVGVVIFSGSLYAISLTGIKSLGAIAPLGGIALMAGWGVLAISAGSMKF from the coding sequence ATGACGCAGATTTTTTTAACTGTAGCTGCCATTTTTGGCGGTTTGTCTGTTGCTGGTGGGGCTTTTGGCGCTCATGCTTTGCGGGAAAAAATCAGCGAGCGATCTTTGGAAATTTTCGACACTGGCGCTCGCTACCAAATGTATCATGCTCTGGCACTTTTGTTGATTGCTATCCTGATGAGTCGTCTCGAATCACCCCCAACTACCCTTGTAGTCAGTGGTTGGTTATTTATTGTTGGTGTGGTTATATTCTCCGGTAGCTTGTATGCTATCAGCTTAACTGGTATCAAGTCCTTGGGAGCAATAGCCCCTTTAGGAGGAATAGCATTAATGGCTGGTTGGGGTGTTTTGGCTATTAGTGCTGGAAGTATGAAATTCTGA
- the bchM gene encoding magnesium protoporphyrin IX methyltransferase produces MNAADDKTIVREYFNSTGFDRWQRIYGDGQVNKVQLDIRTGHQQTVDTVIGWLEADQNLAELSICDAGCGVGSLSIPLAIDGAKVYASDISAKMVSEAQDRAVQVLFNTVNPTFAVQDLESLTGNYDTVICLDVLIHYPQEKADEMISHLCSLAQSRIILSFAPKTFFLTILKKIGSFFPGPSKATRAYLHREVDVVKILEKNGFTVQRQAMTQTRFYFSRLLEATR; encoded by the coding sequence ATGAACGCAGCCGACGATAAAACAATTGTACGCGAGTACTTCAATTCAACAGGTTTTGACCGTTGGCAACGCATCTACGGTGATGGGCAAGTTAACAAAGTCCAACTAGATATTCGCACTGGACACCAACAAACCGTAGATACAGTCATCGGCTGGTTGGAAGCAGACCAAAATTTAGCAGAATTGTCAATCTGCGATGCTGGTTGTGGTGTAGGTAGTTTGAGTATTCCCTTAGCCATAGATGGTGCTAAAGTTTACGCCAGTGATATTTCTGCCAAAATGGTTTCTGAAGCCCAAGATAGGGCTGTGCAGGTTTTATTTAATACTGTAAATCCTACCTTTGCTGTTCAGGATTTGGAATCTTTGACTGGTAATTATGACACAGTTATTTGCTTAGATGTTTTGATTCATTACCCTCAAGAAAAAGCAGATGAAATGATTTCTCACCTCTGTTCTTTAGCACAATCACGAATTATCCTGAGTTTTGCACCTAAAACCTTCTTTTTGACTATTCTCAAGAAAATTGGTAGTTTCTTTCCTGGCCCAAGTAAAGCCACTCGCGCTTATTTACACCGGGAAGTTGATGTGGTGAAAATTCTGGAAAAAAATGGATTTACAGTCCAAAGACAAGCAATGACTCAGACTCGCTTCTACTTTTCTCGGTTGTTAGAAGCTACAAGATAA
- the nagA gene encoding N-acetylglucosamine-6-phosphate deacetylase — MTKATPNPILSNVDIINARVPGYQDLQMIWVNENGIIEQILPMGTVCKRLPAEDLQILDVAGDWISLGGVDLQINGGLGLAFPDLTAENAPMLENISQFLWNVGVDGYLPTLVTTSIENIQRSLAVIANFSSISVNSAKILGVHLEGPFLNYYKRGAHPAEYLLPLSIDKVKRLIGDYASIIKIITLAPELDTTGKVIPYLRSLGIIVSLGHSQATAVEAQSAFEMGVTMITHAFNAMPPLHHREPGLLGAAMNNPGVMCSFIADGQHVVPIMLEILLRASKGLFLVSDALAPLGLADGVYPWDSRQIEIINGTARLADGTLSGTTLPLLVGVQNLVKWGICDVEKAIYLATDAPRKAINLPTLTPNQPANFLRWHQDEATGELSWQRLTGDR, encoded by the coding sequence ATGACCAAAGCAACACCAAATCCCATCCTCTCAAACGTAGATATTATCAATGCAAGAGTACCCGGTTATCAAGATTTGCAGATGATCTGGGTAAATGAAAACGGTATAATTGAGCAAATTTTGCCTATGGGTACAGTCTGCAAACGCCTTCCAGCAGAAGATTTACAAATTTTGGATGTGGCTGGTGACTGGATTTCCTTAGGTGGCGTGGATTTGCAAATTAACGGTGGGCTAGGTTTGGCTTTTCCTGATTTAACGGCAGAAAATGCCCCAATGCTGGAAAATATCTCTCAATTCTTGTGGAATGTCGGTGTTGATGGATATTTACCAACCCTGGTGACAACGTCTATAGAAAATATACAGCGATCGCTTGCCGTCATCGCTAATTTTTCTTCCATCTCTGTCAACTCAGCCAAAATTCTGGGAGTGCATCTAGAAGGTCCTTTTTTAAACTACTACAAACGTGGCGCACATCCAGCAGAATACCTTCTCCCCCTAAGCATTGATAAAGTCAAGCGACTTATTGGCGATTATGCTTCCATTATCAAAATCATCACCTTAGCACCAGAATTAGATACCACAGGTAAAGTTATCCCATATTTGCGTTCTTTAGGAATCATCGTCAGTTTAGGACATTCTCAAGCAACCGCAGTGGAAGCACAAAGCGCCTTTGAAATGGGTGTAACCATGATAACTCATGCCTTCAACGCCATGCCACCATTACATCACCGCGAACCAGGATTATTAGGTGCAGCTATGAACAATCCCGGTGTGATGTGTAGTTTTATTGCTGATGGACAGCACGTTGTCCCGATCATGCTAGAAATTCTCCTCCGTGCCAGTAAAGGGTTGTTTCTTGTCAGTGATGCCCTAGCACCATTAGGATTAGCAGATGGCGTATATCCTTGGGATAGTCGGCAAATTGAGATTATTAACGGTACAGCCAGATTAGCTGATGGTACTTTATCAGGGACGACTTTGCCCTTATTAGTAGGAGTACAGAACTTGGTGAAGTGGGGAATATGCGACGTAGAAAAAGCCATTTATCTAGCTACAGACGCACCCAGAAAGGCTATTAATTTACCCACACTTACCCCCAATCAACCTGCTAATTTCTTACGCTGGCATCAAGATGAAGCCACAGGAGAACTTTCTTGGCAAAGGTTGACAGGTGATAGGTAG
- the purE gene encoding 5-(carboxyamino)imidazole ribonucleotide mutase: protein MSLQIGIIMGSDSDLPTMKDAIAVCEEFGIECEVAIVSAHRTPERMVEYAQTAHQRGIKVIIAGAGGAAHLPGMVASLTPLPVIGVPVATRNLQGVDSLYSIVQMPAGIPVATVAIGNAKNAGLLAIQILATHQPELLQKVQEYRQSLSASVMEKQAKLEQLGYQQYLQQMF, encoded by the coding sequence ATGAGTCTGCAAATTGGTATTATCATGGGCAGTGATTCGGATTTGCCCACAATGAAAGATGCGATCGCAGTTTGTGAAGAATTCGGGATTGAATGCGAAGTTGCGATCGTCTCTGCCCATCGTACCCCAGAACGGATGGTGGAATATGCTCAAACAGCACATCAACGCGGTATTAAAGTCATTATTGCTGGTGCAGGCGGTGCAGCGCATCTGCCTGGAATGGTAGCATCTTTAACCCCACTCCCTGTAATTGGTGTCCCCGTTGCCACTCGTAACTTACAAGGTGTGGATTCTTTATATTCAATTGTGCAGATGCCAGCAGGAATACCCGTAGCTACGGTAGCCATTGGTAATGCCAAAAATGCTGGACTTTTAGCAATACAGATTCTTGCGACTCACCAACCAGAATTATTGCAAAAAGTCCAAGAATATCGTCAAAGTTTGTCTGCGTCAGTTATGGAAAAGCAAGCCAAATTAGAACAATTGGGCTATCAGCAATACTTGCAGCAAATGTTTTAA
- a CDS encoding ammonium transporter, with the protein MNKHIKPLHRLLALAIGSMVFAIFAPTVVQAADPPTVQSLAETTTKLQISIDTTWVLLTGFLVFFMQTGFSMLEAGLLRQRGVVNALLENFVDAAVTILVWWGIGFGIAFGTSAGGFIGTDTFFLSQLPGADGSYPMGAPGSSAAINTYTLFFFQFAFAATASTITTGSMAGRTDFIGDLIYSAIMGAFSYPLIVHWVWNADGWLAKMSFHDFAGSSVVHSVGGWTALVGAYLLGPRPGRPAWGTLPPAHNLGLAALGTMILWFGWYGFNPGSTLSTGNTGLIGLVTINTTLAAGAGAIAAMLYQYFRSGKWDLVYCLNGSLAGLVAVTAGCAYILPWAAVLIGLTGGILVVLGIDLIEALHIDDPVSAFAVHGINGMMGTLAIGLFGQPELTMNTKAGLFLGGGFDLLGVQLVGVAAIGAFSIGFAFLMFSGLKAIGHLRVNSEADRVGIDAYEHGTTVWPDVYAVEEFVEEQQNRSQNPKMSAFEGE; encoded by the coding sequence ATGAATAAACATATCAAACCATTACATCGCCTACTAGCACTAGCTATAGGCTCAATGGTGTTTGCAATTTTTGCTCCCACAGTTGTCCAAGCCGCAGATCCTCCTACTGTTCAATCTTTAGCAGAGACAACCACAAAATTACAAATTTCAATTGATACTACTTGGGTGCTACTCACAGGCTTTTTAGTATTCTTCATGCAGACAGGCTTTTCCATGTTAGAAGCAGGTTTGTTGCGCCAAAGAGGAGTAGTTAACGCTTTATTAGAAAACTTCGTTGATGCGGCTGTCACCATTTTGGTATGGTGGGGTATCGGCTTTGGTATTGCCTTCGGTACAAGTGCTGGCGGTTTTATTGGCACAGATACCTTTTTTCTCAGTCAGCTACCAGGTGCAGATGGTAGCTACCCAATGGGCGCACCTGGTTCTAGTGCGGCAATTAATACCTATACCTTATTTTTCTTCCAATTCGCTTTTGCAGCCACTGCTAGTACCATTACTACCGGTTCAATGGCGGGAAGAACAGACTTTATTGGTGACTTAATCTACAGCGCCATTATGGGTGCATTCAGTTACCCGCTAATTGTTCACTGGGTTTGGAACGCTGATGGCTGGTTAGCTAAAATGAGTTTCCATGACTTTGCGGGTAGTTCTGTAGTTCACAGTGTTGGTGGTTGGACAGCCCTAGTCGGTGCATATTTACTTGGGCCTCGTCCCGGCCGTCCGGCTTGGGGAACGCTACCACCAGCCCATAATTTAGGTTTAGCAGCTTTGGGAACCATGATTTTGTGGTTTGGCTGGTATGGGTTTAACCCTGGTTCTACTCTCAGCACTGGGAATACAGGTTTAATTGGTTTAGTTACGATCAATACCACCCTTGCTGCTGGTGCTGGTGCTATTGCCGCAATGCTTTATCAGTATTTCCGCTCAGGTAAATGGGATTTAGTTTATTGTCTTAACGGTTCCTTAGCTGGACTTGTAGCAGTCACAGCAGGTTGTGCCTATATTTTGCCTTGGGCTGCGGTACTAATTGGGCTGACTGGTGGGATTCTGGTAGTGTTAGGAATTGATTTAATTGAAGCACTGCATATTGATGATCCAGTCAGCGCCTTTGCTGTTCACGGTATCAATGGAATGATGGGTACTCTGGCTATTGGTCTATTTGGTCAACCAGAATTGACCATGAACACAAAAGCTGGATTATTTTTAGGTGGTGGCTTTGATTTACTCGGTGTACAGCTTGTCGGTGTAGCTGCAATTGGTGCTTTTAGTATTGGGTTTGCCTTTTTAATGTTTAGTGGACTCAAAGCAATTGGACATTTGCGTGTTAACTCTGAAGCCGATAGAGTCGGTATTGATGCTTACGAACATGGAACTACTGTATGGCCTGATGTCTATGCAGTTGAAGAGTTTGTAGAAGAACAACAAAATCGTTCTCAAAATCCTAAAATGAGCGCTTTTGAAGGTGAATAA
- a CDS encoding NIL domain-containing protein: protein MASENALIYQRIRVRIPKDYHQEPVISRLVSDYGLTVNIKVAILGRDAVGDGWFELDLQGTEAQIQNGLIYLHELDLEVWDDKKISNW from the coding sequence ATGGCTAGTGAAAATGCGTTGATCTATCAAAGAATTCGGGTGAGAATTCCTAAAGACTATCACCAAGAACCTGTAATTTCTCGTTTAGTGTCAGACTACGGACTAACTGTGAATATCAAAGTAGCAATTCTAGGACGTGATGCTGTTGGTGATGGCTGGTTTGAGCTTGATTTACAAGGAACAGAAGCACAAATTCAAAACGGATTAATCTATCTCCATGAACTGGATTTAGAAGTTTGGGATGACAAAAAAATTAGTAATTGGTAA
- the cysW gene encoding sulfate ABC transporter permease subunit CysW, whose amino-acid sequence MTTDKRNKPKQQSWVPGVLIAIAIAYLFLVQYIPTINLFFAAFKTGFTPFLSNLTKPEFLHAAWLTLLLALISLPINTVFGLCAAWAIARHKFPGRAIVLSIIDLPFSISPVVAGLMIVLLYGRQGWFGPWLQAHNIQIIFAFPGMVLATAFVSMPFVAREVIPILEEYGKDQEEAARTLGANDWQTFWRVTLPSIRWGLLYGLILTNARAMGEFGAVSVVSGNIANTTQSLPLFVEEAYKQYESEAAFSAAVILALLAVVTLVLKEILERKTKIKEVE is encoded by the coding sequence ATGACAACAGATAAGAGAAATAAGCCTAAACAGCAAAGTTGGGTTCCAGGTGTTTTGATTGCGATTGCGATCGCTTATTTATTTTTAGTCCAATATATCCCCACGATCAACCTTTTTTTTGCAGCTTTCAAAACCGGATTCACCCCATTTTTATCTAACCTCACCAAACCGGAATTTCTTCATGCCGCTTGGTTAACTTTGTTACTGGCATTGATTTCTTTACCTATAAATACAGTATTTGGTTTATGTGCAGCTTGGGCGATCGCTCGTCATAAATTCCCAGGACGCGCTATAGTTCTGAGTATAATTGACCTGCCGTTTTCTATCTCTCCAGTCGTGGCTGGATTAATGATTGTGCTGCTTTATGGAAGACAGGGTTGGTTTGGTCCTTGGCTTCAGGCACATAATATCCAGATTATCTTTGCTTTTCCCGGCATGGTACTAGCAACAGCATTTGTGAGTATGCCTTTTGTAGCTAGAGAAGTAATTCCCATCTTAGAAGAATATGGCAAAGATCAAGAAGAAGCGGCCAGAACCTTGGGTGCAAATGATTGGCAGACATTTTGGCGTGTCACCTTACCCAGTATCCGTTGGGGTTTACTCTATGGCTTGATTTTAACCAATGCCAGAGCAATGGGTGAATTTGGTGCTGTTTCAGTCGTCTCTGGTAACATTGCCAATACAACTCAGAGTCTACCGTTATTTGTTGAAGAGGCTTATAAACAGTATGAGTCCGAAGCTGCTTTTTCTGCCGCTGTAATTTTGGCACTTTTAGCAGTAGTAACTTTGGTGCTGAAGGAGATTCTAGAACGGAAAACCAAAATTAAAGAAGTTGAATAA
- the cysT gene encoding sulfate ABC transporter permease subunit CysT: MTVSPPVKANIKPSVWKVFLDNVIHLPWTWRITIGYLFVMLFVPIAAMFLKAGTEPPAKFWEIATNELALSTYNVTFVTSLFAALLNGVFGTLIAWVLVRYDFPFKRIIDATVDLPFALPTSVAGLTLATVYSDNGWIGSLLAPLGIKVSFTRLGVGVAMIFISLPFIVRTVQPVLQEMEQEIEEAAWCLGATQWQTFWKVILPPLFPTILTGVALGFSRAVGEYGSTVIISSNTSFRDLIAPVLIFQRLEQYDYSGATVIGVVLLAISLVMLLAINFLQAWARRYDNR, encoded by the coding sequence ATGACTGTATCTCCTCCTGTGAAAGCTAACATTAAACCTTCTGTTTGGAAGGTATTTCTAGATAATGTAATTCACCTGCCTTGGACTTGGCGAATTACCATCGGATACCTATTTGTGATGTTGTTTGTTCCCATAGCAGCGATGTTCCTCAAAGCCGGTACAGAACCTCCAGCTAAGTTTTGGGAAATCGCTACCAATGAGTTGGCATTGTCTACTTACAACGTTACTTTTGTCACTTCACTGTTTGCGGCGCTACTCAATGGCGTTTTTGGAACTTTGATTGCTTGGGTATTAGTACGTTATGATTTTCCTTTTAAAAGGATAATTGATGCCACGGTAGATTTACCTTTTGCTTTACCAACATCCGTTGCGGGTTTAACTTTAGCGACTGTTTACAGCGATAATGGTTGGATTGGTTCACTGTTAGCACCACTGGGAATTAAGGTATCTTTTACCCGGTTAGGGGTTGGAGTCGCAATGATATTTATATCTCTGCCTTTTATCGTGCGGACTGTGCAACCTGTGCTTCAGGAAATGGAACAGGAAATTGAAGAAGCAGCTTGGTGTCTGGGTGCGACTCAATGGCAGACTTTCTGGAAAGTCATTTTACCGCCTTTATTTCCCACAATTTTGACTGGTGTAGCTTTGGGTTTTTCCCGCGCAGTGGGGGAGTATGGTTCAACGGTAATTATTTCTTCTAATACCTCTTTTCGAGATTTGATTGCACCTGTGTTAATTTTTCAGCGGTTAGAACAATATGACTATTCTGGTGCAACTGTCATTGGTGTAGTTTTACTAGCAATTTCTTTGGTAATGTTACTGGCAATTAATTTTTTACAAGCTTGGGCTAGAAGATATGACAACAGATAA
- a CDS encoding sulfate ABC transporter substrate-binding protein, giving the protein MNLWQCLLQRSQFRLRLNSLKGFVSLFLVGGFLSVALAACSGANNSNTTTETAAGEKKQNVELTLVSFAVTKAAHQAIIPKFVKQWQQEHNQTVTFKQSYGGSGSQTRAVIDGLEADVVHLALAGDTAKIEKAGLIEPGWEKETPNNAIVSKSVAALVTREGNPKSIKTWADLAKDDVKVITADPKTSGVARWNFLALWNSVIKTGGDEAKATEFVTKVYNNVPILTKDAREATDAFFKQGQGDVLINYENEIVLAEQKGQKVTAIIPEVNISIDNPIAVVDKNVDKHGNREVAEGFVKYLFTPEAQQEFAKVGFRPVDETVAKSKEFADKYPPVKTLGTVEDFGGWDTVQNKFFANGGVFDKIQATKKR; this is encoded by the coding sequence ATGAATTTGTGGCAGTGCTTATTGCAGCGATCGCAATTTAGACTCAGACTAAATTCGCTTAAAGGCTTTGTATCACTTTTTTTAGTGGGGGGATTTCTGAGTGTAGCACTTGCTGCTTGCTCTGGTGCCAATAACAGTAATACTACCACTGAAACTGCTGCGGGCGAAAAAAAGCAGAATGTAGAACTAACCCTGGTATCCTTTGCCGTCACCAAAGCTGCTCATCAAGCCATTATTCCTAAATTTGTGAAACAATGGCAGCAGGAACATAACCAAACTGTCACCTTTAAACAAAGTTATGGTGGTTCTGGTTCCCAAACTAGGGCTGTAATTGATGGTTTAGAAGCAGATGTTGTTCACTTAGCACTAGCTGGAGATACAGCAAAGATTGAAAAAGCGGGATTAATTGAACCGGGCTGGGAAAAAGAAACTCCTAACAATGCTATTGTTTCTAAGTCTGTAGCAGCTTTAGTCACTCGTGAAGGCAACCCAAAAAGTATAAAAACTTGGGCAGATTTAGCAAAAGATGACGTTAAAGTAATTACCGCAGATCCCAAAACGTCAGGAGTTGCCCGTTGGAATTTTTTAGCACTGTGGAACTCAGTAATTAAGACTGGTGGTGATGAAGCCAAAGCCACTGAATTTGTGACGAAAGTTTATAATAATGTGCCGATATTAACAAAAGATGCCCGTGAAGCTACAGATGCCTTTTTCAAGCAAGGTCAGGGTGACGTGCTGATAAACTACGAAAATGAAATTGTTTTAGCAGAACAAAAGGGTCAAAAAGTGACTGCGATTATCCCTGAGGTAAATATTTCCATTGATAATCCCATTGCTGTAGTAGACAAGAATGTTGATAAACATGGTAATCGTGAAGTTGCAGAAGGTTTCGTCAAATACCTATTTACCCCAGAAGCACAACAGGAATTTGCCAAGGTGGGATTTCGTCCTGTAGATGAGACAGTAGCGAAAAGCAAGGAATTTGCAGATAAATATCCTCCAGTAAAAACTTTGGGAACAGTTGAGGACTTTGGTGGTTGGGATACGGTTCAGAATAAGTTTTTTGCTAATGGGGGAGTTTTTGACAAAATCCAAGCCACAAAGAAGCGGTAA